DNA from Agathobaculum sp. NTUH-O15-33:
CGGCGGCTGGCTCCAGTACCGCGTGATCGATCAGCAGCATTTGGACGACATTCAGATCTTGTTAGCCGCTAAATGCAGCTGACCGGTGCAATACAAACACGATCGGAGAGAAGGAGCAAAATGATGGACGAAAACGGTAAAAAGAACAACGCGGCCGTCATATGGATGCTGATCGGAGCGGGCCTTGGCGTCGCGGCCGGGGCAATGGCCGGCCGGGCACAGGGGTCGCAGGGCACGGCGATGTGCTACGGGCTGCTCCTCGGCATGGCGGCCGGGGCCGGCATCGGCGCGCTGATCAAAAGGCGGGGCGGGAACACGCCCAAATGACGCGCGGAAAAAGCGGCTTGAATATGCCCCGGAAATTTGCTACAATACACCTGTAGATGGAATTTACCGGGTGAGCACCTAGGGAGCGTTGCAAAATAAAAGAATGTTTCAAATCCTTGTCATTCTGAGGAGCGAAGCGACGAAGAATCTCGCGCGAACGCGCGAAACCCACGTAAAGTCCGCGCGTTCGCGCGAGATTCTTCACTTCGTTCAGAATGACATACGGAAATTCTTTTATTTTACAACGCTCCCTTTTTCTTTATGGGGGGAGGGCAAGACGCTTGCAGGGGGAGAAAAAGCAAAGCATCGCTTCTATTTTGCTCCGATTCAGCCTGCCGCTGATTCTGAGCGGCGTGCTGCAACAGCTTTATAACTGGGCGGACGCGTTCATCGTCGGCAATGTGAACGGCGAGCTGGCGCTCGCCGCGATCGGCGCGACCGGCACGGTCGTCAATCTATACATCATGGCGATCACGGGATTCACGCTGGGCCTTTGCATCCTGTTCGCGCAAAAGTTCGGGGCCGGGGAAACCGAGGCCATCCCCAAAATCCTCGCCACCTTCGCGGCGCTTTTGGGCGCGGCCTTTCTGGCGCTGGCCGGTGCGGGGATCGGGCTGACGGGGCCGCTGCTCCGCCTGATGCACACGACCGCGGACACCGTGCAAATGGCGCAAAGCTATTTGCGCATCGTGCTGATCGGCGTGCCCTTTTTAGCGGTTTATAACGTATACGCCGCCGCTTTGCGCGGCGTCGGAGACAGCCGCGCGCCCTTTCTGGCGATCGTCTTGTCCTCCGCCGTCAATGTGGCGCTGGATGTTCTGTTTGTCGCGCGGCTGCGCTGGGGCGTTGCGGGCGCGGCGGCCGCCACGGTCGCCGCGCAGGCGGTCATGACCGTGTTTTTGATCGCGTACAGCGTGAAAAAGCACCGCATGCTGCGCTTTCGCCCCGGCAAAAGGGCGCTGGATCGGTGGGCGCTGGCGCAGGGCGTTCGTCTGGGCGTGCCGCCCATGATCCAATCCAGCGTGAGCGCCTTCGGCAGCCTGCTCCTGCAAAACTTCATGAACGGGTTCGGCACGCAAACGGTCGCGGCCATCACGACGGCCTACCGCGTGGATACCATGGTTTTGCTGCCGGTCATCAACCTCGGCTCGGGCATCTCGACCATTGTGGCGCAAAACTATGGCGCGGGCGAGAAAGCGCGCACCAAAAAGGTGTTTGCCGTCGGCGCGGTCATGATGGCCGTGGTATCCCTTTTGCTTACCGCGCTGGTCATCCAAACGGGCGGCCATTTGATCGCCATGTTTGGCGTGGGGCCGGAGTCGACCGAGATCGGCTGGCGCTTTTTCCGCCGCATCGCCAGCTTTTACTTGGTCTTTGGCATGGCCACCGCGATGCGCGGCTATTTGGAGGGGCTGGGCGATGTGCTTTATTCCAGCGCGGCGGGCGTCCTGTCGCTGCTGTCCCGCATTATCCTGTCCTACGCGCTGGCCGGGCTGTTCGGCAACATGATCATCGCGTACGCGGAGGCGTTTTCGTGGGTTCTGCTGCTCCTCCTCTACCTCGCGCGGATGGTATGGAAAAACAAAAGCCCGCCGCCCGCGTAAACCGTAAACAAAAGGGATGCGACGTTTCGTCGCATCCCTTTTGTGATATCGGTAGGATGCTTGCTCTTATTTTCGCAAAGGGTTGGGGGGTAACGGGTCAGTCCCGCCCGTAAAAGGCGGCGCCGTTCCCGCCGGCTCGTTTTACTTGGTACAGGGCCGCGTCCGCGTGCTGGTAAAGCTCCAGAAACGCGCGGCTGTCGCCGGGATAGAACGCCACCCCCAGACTGACCGAAACGGGCGGGATAGTCTGATCGAACTGAGAAGCCTTGCGGATCGCCTGAACCAGCCGCCGCATTTTCTCTTGGATCGCCTGTTCGGATGCGATGCCGGTCAGGAACACGCAGAATTCATCCCCGCCCAAGCGGCCGATCAGATCGTTCTCGCGGAAGTGCTCGGTCAGGTAGGCGGCGACCCAGCGCAGCACGGCGTCGCCCGTCACGTGGCCGAATTGATCGTTGATTAACTTGAACCGGTCGATATCGAGCAGCAAAAACGCGTATTGCCGGTCGGGCTTACACAAAAGGCGGCGTTCCACCTGCTCTTGCATGGCCATGCGGTTGAGCAGGTTGGTCATGGAATCCCGGCTGGCCTGCTCCTGCAGGCTGGCGTTTTCGCGCTTCAGGTCGTTGATATCGGTCAGCAGACCGATCACGTGCACCGGCTTGTTCTCGTCGTCAAAGATGGTCGTCGTCTGGTTCCGGCACCAAAGGTACGAGCCGTCCGCGCACTTGGCGCGGTACTCCGCCGCCGCGTGCGGCACGCCGCTCAGGATTTGCCGGATCATGCGCTGCACCTGCGGCTTATCCGCTTCGTAAATGATATCGAACTCTGTAAGATTGGCGATCGATACGTTTTCCGGCGGGCGAAAGCCGAACATCTTCTCATACATCGGGGAAAAGCGGATCTGATCGTGCACAATATCCCATTCAAACACGGTGTCGCGGGTCTGCTCGGAGATGATGCGGTAGCATTCCTCGTTCAGGGCGATCGCCTTTTTCTGCTTTTGCTCCTCGGTGATATCGGTCAGGATGACCTGCATGGCCATATCGGGATCGGTAAAGCCCGTCAGGCGCGAAGCCTTGGCTAAAATCCACCGCTTTTCGCCCTGCTTGGTGAGGATGCGGTAGCTCAGCGACATGCAGTCCCGCTCGGTTTCGACATAGCGCCGCGCCTTGGCAAGCACATCCGCCCGGTCCGCCGGGTGCACGATGCGCAGATACCGCCGCGCGATCTCGCCGCTGTCAAATTCCGCGGGCGTGTAACCGATCTGGCGGTAAAACTCCTGATTGGCGTATTCAATGGTGATGTCGTCCGCAACGGACGCCCGCACAACGCCCGCCGGGATATTGTCCAAAAGGCTTTGCAAGGCGGCTTGGGTGTTGTGGGGCTCCGTCGTGTCCGCGAAAAATACGTCGATCACCTTTTCACCGTCGATCTCAAGAATGCCGGAGCAGTAGGCGGTGTTCCAAGCGATCGAACCGTCCTTCTTGCGAATGCGATAGCTGACGCTCGCGGCCTTATTGGCCGTAAGCAGTTGCCGCAAGATTTGGGCCACGGCGGCGCGGTCCTGCGGCAAAACAAGGTTGATCCCCCGGCTGTGGACGGGGCCTTTCGCGCTCTCCTCCTCGGAGTAGCCGATCATTTTGTAATACCCCTCCGACGCGGCGATGATGCGTAAGTCGTCCTCAACGGCCAGCCGGGCCGTGCCGCCGATCACGGCGTGGGAAAGCATCTCCAAATCAGCCCGCGCCTTTGTTAAAGCGGCTTCCATTTCGGAAATACGATGCGTCAGGTCCTCAAAAGCGCGGTCCTTTTCCAAGGCCCCTATTTCTCTTTCCCGCATACTTGGAATGCCCCCTTTCTTGCGTTACTATATTAAATATAGCGCAAATTTGCATTTTTAACAAGAGCACATTGTGTGTATGGCGTGACAAGGCTGTGAAATTGGAACAAAGCAAGCCTTGTCCGCGCGATTGTCCGGCCAAGGTGGTTCCCAAGCCCCAGCGTTTGTGTTAAGATGGAAGGGTCAATGTCATTGAGATAAGGTCAGGCAAGACAAAACGGTATCGCCAACACAGGAAATTGTAGGGCGCGAGAAGGTGAATTGGCCGAAGGCCAAGAGAAGCTGGTCCGGACCGCGATTTCTTTTCGACCGCGATCGAAAAGCGAAACGCCGCCCGGCGCGGCGCAAAAGGAATATAGAAAAAGGATGTGATCGGCATGGCCAAATTGGCCTCCATGCGAAACATTGGAAAAGAAATGGAAAGAAAACTCGAAGCGATTGGGATCGGTTCGGCGGAAGAGCTGATACAAACCGGAAGCAAAGAAGCGTTTTTACGTTTGAAAGTGCGGTTTCCGCATGTTTGTCTGGTTCATTTATACACGCTCCAAGGGGCGATTGACGGCATCGAATATAACCGGCTGACCGACGCGGTCAAGCGCGATTTGAAGCGCTTCAGCGACGGCCTGATCGGAACTTGAATCGAGGG
Protein-coding regions in this window:
- a CDS encoding sensor domain-containing diguanylate cyclase codes for the protein MREREIGALEKDRAFEDLTHRISEMEAALTKARADLEMLSHAVIGGTARLAVEDDLRIIAASEGYYKMIGYSEEESAKGPVHSRGINLVLPQDRAAVAQILRQLLTANKAASVSYRIRKKDGSIAWNTAYCSGILEIDGEKVIDVFFADTTEPHNTQAALQSLLDNIPAGVVRASVADDITIEYANQEFYRQIGYTPAEFDSGEIARRYLRIVHPADRADVLAKARRYVETERDCMSLSYRILTKQGEKRWILAKASRLTGFTDPDMAMQVILTDITEEQKQKKAIALNEECYRIISEQTRDTVFEWDIVHDQIRFSPMYEKMFGFRPPENVSIANLTEFDIIYEADKPQVQRMIRQILSGVPHAAAEYRAKCADGSYLWCRNQTTTIFDDENKPVHVIGLLTDINDLKRENASLQEQASRDSMTNLLNRMAMQEQVERRLLCKPDRQYAFLLLDIDRFKLINDQFGHVTGDAVLRWVAAYLTEHFRENDLIGRLGGDEFCVFLTGIASEQAIQEKMRRLVQAIRKASQFDQTIPPVSVSLGVAFYPGDSRAFLELYQHADAALYQVKRAGGNGAAFYGRD
- a CDS encoding TfoX/Sxy family DNA transformation protein, which codes for MAKLASMRNIGKEMERKLEAIGIGSAEELIQTGSKEAFLRLKVRFPHVCLVHLYTLQGAIDGIEYNRLTDAVKRDLKRFSDGLIGT
- a CDS encoding MATE family efflux transporter produces the protein MQGEKKQSIASILLRFSLPLILSGVLQQLYNWADAFIVGNVNGELALAAIGATGTVVNLYIMAITGFTLGLCILFAQKFGAGETEAIPKILATFAALLGAAFLALAGAGIGLTGPLLRLMHTTADTVQMAQSYLRIVLIGVPFLAVYNVYAAALRGVGDSRAPFLAIVLSSAVNVALDVLFVARLRWGVAGAAAATVAAQAVMTVFLIAYSVKKHRMLRFRPGKRALDRWALAQGVRLGVPPMIQSSVSAFGSLLLQNFMNGFGTQTVAAITTAYRVDTMVLLPVINLGSGISTIVAQNYGAGEKARTKKVFAVGAVMMAVVSLLLTALVIQTGGHLIAMFGVGPESTEIGWRFFRRIASFYLVFGMATAMRGYLEGLGDVLYSSAAGVLSLLSRIILSYALAGLFGNMIIAYAEAFSWVLLLLLYLARMVWKNKSPPPA